Genomic segment of Nostoc sp. TCL240-02:
GATTTGTTGTGGTTTAAACATAGAACTTACAACAAAGATACAGAAGAGGATACTCTCTGGGAAATGGTTGTAAAAATAAGTGAAGTAGTTGCTATCGATAAAGTTAGGTCTGTTATTAGTAGAAAACCAGATGTGCTGATTTCACGGCTACTAGAAACTGAGCAAGCTACAAACGATTATCATCAAGATCATGAACATTAATTAGCTTAATAGTAAAAATACTTGCTTGTCTCTTACTATTCATTGATAAAACTTGAGACAAGCGGTATAAATCAGTAAGCTAAGAGAATAAAGATATTCACACAACGGAGGTTTAATAATAATCTGATAGACTATCTTAAATTTGAAATTATAAAAGCTGGTAACCCAGGGCTGATAACTAAATATGAGTGAAGCCTTATTCTGTATCGAAAATCTGCGAGTTGCCTATCCTCAACGGAGTGGAGAAGAGGCAAGCTGGGCGGTTGATGATGTATCTTTCACCTTGCAACCAGGTGAAATAATGGGATTAGTGGGAGAGTCAGGTTGTGGTAAGTCAACTATCGGGCGGGCAGTAATGCGTTTACTACCAGCCTCTAGTTGTGTTGAGGGAAAGGTGACATTTCAAGGACAGTCGGTGCTTGACTTGATGCCTAACCAGTTGCGGAAATTTCGAGGAGAGGCGATCGCCTTAATTTTTCAAGATCCCATGACACGCCTCGATCCGTTGATGACGATTGGTAAACATTGTATCGAAACCCTTCAGGCGCACTCACCAGAATTATCAACGCGGGAAGCCAAAGAAAAAGCACTTGCTACCTTAGCAAAGGTGAATATTCCCGCTAGTCGCTGGAATCAGTATCCCCACGAATTTAGCGGTGGAATGCGCCAACGGGTTGCGATCGCTTTAGCTTTACTCCTCAACCCTAAGTTAATTGTTGCCGATGAACCCACCACCAGTTTAGATGTCACCGTCTCCGCGCAGATATTGGAAGAATTAACTCGCCTGTGCGGTGAAGAAAATATGGGATTGTTGCTGATTTCTCACGATTTAGCAATGGTGGCTGAGTATTGCGATCGCATTGGCGTGATGTACCAGGGCAAAATGGTTGAAATGGGTTCTACAGAAACCGTCTTTAGACAACCTCAACATGAATACACGCGATCGCTTTTAAAAGCAGCTTTACACATTCAAGCAGTAAACGATGATGGAGAATTGATAATTGCCAACGACTCAGAAAAGCAATTACCGATTATTAATAAGCAATCTCCAATTTTGAGTATTACAGACCTTAAGCAATACTACACCATAGAACCTAACTTTATCGAACGACTGTTTAACACACAAGCACAGACAATAAAAGCAGTAGATGGTATCAATCTGGATATTTATCCAGGAGAAATTCTCGGCTTAGTCGGTGAATCAGGTTGTGGTAAAAGCACACTATCACGAACAATCCTGCAACTAATTCGTCCCACCAGTGGCAAAGTTAAATTTTTAGGACAAGATTTAACTACACTGTCACCTCAAGAAATTCGCTCCTCACGGCGACAAATCCAAATGGTTTTTCAAGATCCCCATGCTTGTCTCAATCCAGCGATGACTGTGGGACAAAGTATCGCCGATCCTTTATTTATCCACAATTTAGCCGCTCCTGTTAAGGCAAAAGAACAGGTTTTGTGGATGCTAGAGAAAGTTGGGTTAACACCCTCAGAAGTATATTATGAGCGTTATCCATCAGATTTATCTGGAGGGCAACAGCAAAGAGTTGCGATCGCTCGTGCTTTGATTACTCACCCTAAACTTTTGATTTGCGATGAACCTGTGAGTATGTTAGACGCTAGCGTGCAGTCGCAAGTGCTAGATTTGATGTTGCAATTAAAGGAAGAATTTGAGTTAACTTATCTATTCATCACTCACGATCTCTGGTTAGCTAGATTTTTGTGCGATCGTATTGCCGTGATGAATGGTGGCAAAATTATCGAACTCGGTCTGACAAAAACTATTTTTGCCAATCCTCAGCACCCTTATACCAAAACACTACTAGCTGCTGCCCCCTTACTAGCACGCGCCTAGCTCAACAAAGTGAGGAGTTATGAATTACTAACTCCCCACTCCTAACTCGTGTAAAGACGCGATTTACCGCGTCTCTAACTCCTCATTCTCTTCCCTCCCCTTAAGTAATTTAGTTGCTTCTCCACTCGAAGCATATAGTTCAATGAATCTTTTAAATAGCAATCCAGTCTCGTGATTTGAAGCTCTGCTTAAGTTGAATAAACGCCCTATATTTTTATCCGCTAAAGCTCTTAAATAGGGCAAGTCTTCAAAGAGTGTCAGACAAGAAGCAAAATGCAATATTATTTGTAATAATGGCTTTGGCCACTCTAGGTCACTATATATATCTATAAAGAACTGATGTTCTGAGTCATTTAACGGAAAAGCATTAAATAAAACAATTATCCTTTTGTTATTGTAGACTGGAATACTCAATTCAACAGTATAGGGAGTATGTAATATTAAATCTACCTCCACAATCGGTTGTCGCCAAATTCTCAAAGGATTAGCTGGCGAGTCTAATATTGTTTGGAATTTGATTATTCCACCAGTGCTGGTGGGCTGAAAGTGGCTAATTCGAAAAATTTTAAGGTTATTAAGGCTAAAATTATGAACTGTTTCTAAATGCTTTAAGTTCAATAAATGATAAATTTGGCAAAGATAAGGAAACGGTAAAATATACTCCTGGCTAATCATGTGGAGCTTTTTTACTTGAAGCTTATTAGCTTGAGTACGAGCGAGATATTCTTGATATTGGCTGGTTCCTAAATCATTGCTGCTGAAGCTTTCGTTAGGTTTGAGATATAGCCAACTCACAAAAAAGAAAGAAGCTGTAAATAGCTGAAATATTTCTATATAAGATAAATAGCCATCAGCAAATGCAGCTATACTTCTATCGGTTATTCCAAAAAGCCAAGATGGAATACCAAACATCCAGATATTGCTTTTGATTTTATCTATAAAAAGTGCTATTTCAACATTTGAGACATTCCTACCTTGATTTACACTTAATTCATCATTGTTTTTTAGACAATTAGTAAACATAATATTTTGACTTTACCTAATGTTATTAATCTATAAAATCTATTTATATTAATCTTAAATACCAACTTACAGTTATAACCTCTATCTTTAGCTGTATATACAAGTTGTATTTTTTCTATCCATTTAAAATAAGTTCTTATGAGGATGGCTAAAAGATTCAATCCCTGATTAGATGTAATACTAAATCCTAAGCATATCTAGTCATAAGAAAATTCCTTGCAAGTCTTACTCTTAAAGGATTTAATGTTGTATTCTCAGATTTATGTATAAATTAAAAGGAACAAAATTGCTAAAATTTTTCTACTAGCTGAGTACAAAAAATTAAATTATCTAACTTTTACAAAAGTGTTAGATAGATAAAAAAAAGTTTGTTTTTCCTGACATAAAAAATTTATCTAAGTAGTGCGGTGTGAAAAAATAAACCTATTTAAATATAAATAAATAACGCCGTGTGCAACTTTCTCTCAGACCTAACCCCCAACCCCTTCCCTACTAGCGTTGGGAAGCAAAAATCAAAGCCTCTCTCCCTGTGGGGGAAAAGAATGGAAGTGGGGTTCTAAGGATAAGTTGCACATCGCGTTAAATAGGATTGCTCTATCTATTGAGATGACAGAGATATAAGTGCTTGTATATCAAAAGAGTATTTCTAACTAGTACAGCACGGCGTAAATTAACAAACCATATTGGTGGGAGAATAAATAATCAGCTAAAAACCCGTTTGGGGGGCGTATCAAGGACTGAGGGTGTGACTAAATTAACTCCTAAAATATTAAATTTAAGGCTTATTTACGCCGCACTAGACTAGTAATAAATTTTGCTATTTCAGGTATAAAATCATCCAAGTAAATCGTATCTTAGTTTGCGATCGCTAAAATTCAGTACCCAGAGGTCTAATAACACGAGATAATAAGAAACTCACACCACCCTTAGCTGTTGTCCCATCAACCATTACAGAACTTGTTCTGGCTTGGTTTAGAGTCACAGGGTCAATTTTTGCAAGTAGTTCTGAACCAAATCATGAAAACATCTACCGAATTGCTAACTCGTCTGGACTATTACTACCAGCAAATCAAGATAATTATCCTGGCTCGGCAGAATCCGATTACTGGTTTACTACCTGCGAGTACAGCGATTACAGCCCACGGCGATTATACAGATGCCTGGGTGCGAGACAACGTTTACAGCATTTTAGCAGTTTGGGGTTTAGGACTTGCATACCGCAAAATTGACGACGATAAGGGACGCACCTATGAACTAGAACACAGTGTCATCAAATTGATGCGAGGGTTATTGTTTGCGATGATGCGACAGGCTCATAAAGTAGAGACATTTAAACATACTCAGTCGCTACTAGATGGACTGCATGCCAAATATAACACCGCGACTGGTGACATTGTTGTTGGTGATGACGAATGGGGACATTTGCAACTTGATGCCACATCTATATATTTGCTGATGTTGGGGCAAATGACCGCAGCAGGATTGCCAATAATTTATACGATTGATGAAGTGAATTTCGTCCAAAATTTGGTTTACTACATTGGACGAGCTTACCGCACACCAGATTACGGCATTTGGGAACGTGGGAATAAAATTAATCGTGGTAGTGCTGAGTTAAATGCCAGTTCCGTAGGTATGGCAAAAGCTGCTTTAGAAGCTATCAACGGACTGGATTTGTTTGGTGTGCGTGGTAGTCAAGCATCAGTAATTCATGTGTTACCAGATGAAATTGCCCGCGCCCGAATTACTTTAGAATCTCTATTACCGAGGGAATCTGGTTCCAAAGAAATTGATGCAGCGCTATTGAGTATTATTAGTTATCCTGCCTTTGCAGTAGAAGACTCGCAGTTACGCGATCGCACTTTAAACGATATTATCAATAAACTTGCAGGTAAATACGGCTGCAAACGCTTTTTGCGTGATGGACACCAGACGGTTTTAGAAGATAATCAGCGCTTGCACTACGAACCGTGGGAACTCAAGCAATTTGAGCATATTGAATGCGAATGGCCGTTATTTTTCACTTATTTAGTTTTAGATGGATTATTTTGCGGTGAGCAAGAACAAGTTAAAAAATACCAAGAACTTTTAGAATCATTACTTATAGAACAAGATGGTTTGCGTTTACTGCCAGAACTATATTATGTCCCAGCCGAAAACATAGAAGCAGAAAAGTTAGCACCCCAAACGCAACCACGTTTACCCAATGAGAATATCCCTTTAGTGTGGGCGCAGAGTTTATATTTTCTTAGTCAAATGTTGAGTGAAGGATTACTAGCAGTTGGTGATATCGACCCTTTGGGAAGACATTTGTGTGTGGGAAAACAGCGCGAATCATTGGTACAAATTGCCTTGCTAGCAGAAGATGAAGATTTACAGAAAAAACTAGAAGTTCATGGCATTGAAACACAAACACCTACCCAAGTAGAACCGATTCAGGTGAGAAAAGCTGGAGAATTCTCAGCTATTTATACCCAAATTGGCCGTAATGACAAACTTGGTTTAACTGGGCGGCCAGTACGACGGCTGCGGAGTTTAACAACATCTAGAATCTTTCGGATTCGTGGGGAAACAATTGTATTTTTGCCTTCATTCTCCGACTCTCAACAGTTTTACTTAACCCTTGATTACCATTTTCTACTAGATCAAATTAGAAGCGAACTAGCTTATATTCAAAAATACTGGAGCGATTTAGGTCGTCCTACCTTGACTTTAATGTTGACGCACACCATGTTAGAAGCAGGTTCGAAAGCATTACTAGAACTGATGCAAGAACTAAAAGATGGTGTTTGTAACGGTGTGCGAGTGAAATTAGGGCGGCTAAATCAGCTAATGTTAACAGCCGGAATCCAAAGAATTGATTTTCTTCCCAATGCAGAATTCTCGCGATCGCCAGTGAGAAATGCTGGCCCACGTTGCTATTATTTGGCTTATCATCCTGAGAAAAACTGGCGCTTAGGGCATACTCAAGAATTTCAGATGGAGTATGAAACTAACTTTGCATTATTACTTTCTTATTTACGCTCATCAGAGAATATTTACGAGCAAATTGAGTTATTGCAAACCTTAACTCGCTTGCAAGGCATGAACTTTGATACGGGGTATGGCGGCCCAGGATATCCTGTCACTGTAGCCGATTTACTTGATGAAGTTTATACCAAAGCTGGAGATTTAGGCATTTGGGCGGTAGTGCGTCGGGCTGCGGGGTTGCGCCAAATGGTTGATATCAGTCTATCAGATGCAGTTACGAGTATTTTGGTAAGGGGTAAGCAAATTGCTGTAGGTAAAGCTTACAGCGAAGCGTCCTTGATTACCGTACCCATGTCTCACGATGAAATTGCCGATAAAATTAATCATTTTTGTCGTGAGGATATCCGCGATCGCGTCCTAACTCAAGAAATTTTAATCTATCTTGGTATCTTAATTCGCTCAGAACCCGAACTATTCCAAGGACTACTAACGCTGAGAGTTGGCTATCTCATCCTGCTGATAACCAGCGAACTAGCGCAGGAATTACACGTTACTCAAGATGAAGCTTACGATTACTTAATGCAACTTTCACCCTTTGAAGTGAAAATGCGCTTGCGTCAGGTATTAACTGGATATACTGGCATGAGTAACCTGTTACGCCAACAAGAATCACTGCATGTCAAGCAAAAAGAAAGTGATATTGCTTGGGTGGTGTTACCAGGAATCGCTGAAGAAATAGAAGTCCCACCAGGTGGCTGGCGACGGTTTCGCCAAGCCGAGGGTGCGACAGGGCGCGTACCAAAAGACTTTTTCAAGCAGGTTTGGCTATTAATGCAACATTGCAAGGGTCTAGTAATTGGGGATAAACTAGAGCGCCGCAATCGTTTGGATAGTGAGATCATGTTGTCCGAGATGACAGCAGGGGAAAGGAATTTTGCTCTATTAGTTGAGCATTTACTGAATAAAATCGAAGCTCCAGAATACCGCCAAGTTAATATTGAAGCATTAATCGAATTAGGAGCGATCGCAGCTAATAATCCCAAGCTGCAAATCGAAGAATATATTGTGTTAGATGTGTTGATTGGACACGCAGTGCGATTGGCGTGGCTAGAAAATCATAGTCAACGCAGCGATCGCTATGATGAGGATAAGGCGACTGCGTGGCGATCGTTTTACAATACTTCTCCCAGAGATTGCGCTAGTTATATTTTGAAAGCGTTTAGGTTCTTGACGGAATTTGTGAAGGATTTTTAAACGCAAAGGCTCGCAAAGAGAAGCGCAGAGGAACGCAGAGGATGAGAGAGAATGAGTTGAGTGGGGTGATTATTGGGTGTGCGATGAGGGTGCATACTGCTTTGGGACCTGGTTTATTGGAATCGGCTTATGAAGAGTGCTTGGATTATGAGTTGAAGAAAGCTGGATTGAATGTTGGTAAGCAAATTCCATTGCCCTTAGTTTATTGCGTTAAAAGAATATCCCCCACCTCAAATTCTAAAAGCAGGGGTTTTATTAAAACTACTTAACAGAAACAGCATCAACATCAATAGTGCTTGCACTAGAGGTAGAACCATCAGTAGTATTAGGCACTTCATTACCCACCTCACTCTTACGAGCCTTCCAGCCCTCTATTACTAGCCCAGACACCTCAGAAACTAGCAGAGTCAAAAGGAAAACATCGTCAATCTGTCCCACAACGGGTATAAAATCTGGGAGAACATCAAATGGGCTGACCAAATAGACCAACGTTCCTAAAATAACCCACCAACGGTACTTGGGGTTACGTAGCACATCGCGATACCAGGTGTAAAGTGATTGGATTGAAAATTTCATATTTTGAACCTCCAGTTATCTTTAATTTTGACAAATAATCCTAAAAATTCCTGGTGGGAATAACCGTCCTAGTTAGTCGGGAAGACGCTACTCGTAATCTGTCATCAAAAACCTATTTTGTAATTATCCATAAGAGTCTAATACCGCAAGGGTTTGACAAATTAGACAGTGATTGTATTAATTCGGGATTATGGCAACCCCGCAGCAAGTTTGTCCAGCAGGCTAAGTCAAATACGCCATACTTAGAGTGTCTTTTTAGCTTTTCGAGAAATTTATATTTTGGAAGTCCCTCATTTTGCATTAATCTCTAGAATTAAAATGCTTTAGCACATTTGCTTTAGTCATGGAGGGAGGAAACTTAAACAGTGGATATTTTAGATTTGTTTTATAAGGGCGGGCCAGCGATGTGGCCTTTGCTTATCCTGTCGATTCTATCTTTGAGTGTGATTTTTGAGCGTCTGTGGTTCTGGTTGCGAATTTTGACTCAGGAAAAGCAAATAGTCGATCGCATTCTGGATGCTGCCCAAGAGAATTGGCAAGCAGCTGCTGACATTGCTAAACAAACAAGCCATCAACCTGTCGGGCGTTTTCTCTATGCCCCCTTACGTTTTCCAAAAACTGATGTG
This window contains:
- a CDS encoding ABC transporter ATP-binding protein is translated as MSEALFCIENLRVAYPQRSGEEASWAVDDVSFTLQPGEIMGLVGESGCGKSTIGRAVMRLLPASSCVEGKVTFQGQSVLDLMPNQLRKFRGEAIALIFQDPMTRLDPLMTIGKHCIETLQAHSPELSTREAKEKALATLAKVNIPASRWNQYPHEFSGGMRQRVAIALALLLNPKLIVADEPTTSLDVTVSAQILEELTRLCGEENMGLLLISHDLAMVAEYCDRIGVMYQGKMVEMGSTETVFRQPQHEYTRSLLKAALHIQAVNDDGELIIANDSEKQLPIINKQSPILSITDLKQYYTIEPNFIERLFNTQAQTIKAVDGINLDIYPGEILGLVGESGCGKSTLSRTILQLIRPTSGKVKFLGQDLTTLSPQEIRSSRRQIQMVFQDPHACLNPAMTVGQSIADPLFIHNLAAPVKAKEQVLWMLEKVGLTPSEVYYERYPSDLSGGQQQRVAIARALITHPKLLICDEPVSMLDASVQSQVLDLMLQLKEEFELTYLFITHDLWLARFLCDRIAVMNGGKIIELGLTKTIFANPQHPYTKTLLAAAPLLARA
- a CDS encoding glycoside hydrolase family 15 protein; translated protein: MKTSTELLTRLDYYYQQIKIIILARQNPITGLLPASTAITAHGDYTDAWVRDNVYSILAVWGLGLAYRKIDDDKGRTYELEHSVIKLMRGLLFAMMRQAHKVETFKHTQSLLDGLHAKYNTATGDIVVGDDEWGHLQLDATSIYLLMLGQMTAAGLPIIYTIDEVNFVQNLVYYIGRAYRTPDYGIWERGNKINRGSAELNASSVGMAKAALEAINGLDLFGVRGSQASVIHVLPDEIARARITLESLLPRESGSKEIDAALLSIISYPAFAVEDSQLRDRTLNDIINKLAGKYGCKRFLRDGHQTVLEDNQRLHYEPWELKQFEHIECEWPLFFTYLVLDGLFCGEQEQVKKYQELLESLLIEQDGLRLLPELYYVPAENIEAEKLAPQTQPRLPNENIPLVWAQSLYFLSQMLSEGLLAVGDIDPLGRHLCVGKQRESLVQIALLAEDEDLQKKLEVHGIETQTPTQVEPIQVRKAGEFSAIYTQIGRNDKLGLTGRPVRRLRSLTTSRIFRIRGETIVFLPSFSDSQQFYLTLDYHFLLDQIRSELAYIQKYWSDLGRPTLTLMLTHTMLEAGSKALLELMQELKDGVCNGVRVKLGRLNQLMLTAGIQRIDFLPNAEFSRSPVRNAGPRCYYLAYHPEKNWRLGHTQEFQMEYETNFALLLSYLRSSENIYEQIELLQTLTRLQGMNFDTGYGGPGYPVTVADLLDEVYTKAGDLGIWAVVRRAAGLRQMVDISLSDAVTSILVRGKQIAVGKAYSEASLITVPMSHDEIADKINHFCREDIRDRVLTQEILIYLGILIRSEPELFQGLLTLRVGYLILLITSELAQELHVTQDEAYDYLMQLSPFEVKMRLRQVLTGYTGMSNLLRQQESLHVKQKESDIAWVVLPGIAEEIEVPPGGWRRFRQAEGATGRVPKDFFKQVWLLMQHCKGLVIGDKLERRNRLDSEIMLSEMTAGERNFALLVEHLLNKIEAPEYRQVNIEALIELGAIAANNPKLQIEEYIVLDVLIGHAVRLAWLENHSQRSDRYDEDKATAWRSFYNTSPRDCASYILKAFRFLTEFVKDF
- a CDS encoding GxxExxY protein, giving the protein MRENELSGVIIGCAMRVHTALGPGLLESAYEECLDYELKKAGLNVGKQIPLPLVYCVKRISPTSNSKSRGFIKTT
- a CDS encoding YkvA family protein — encoded protein: MKFSIQSLYTWYRDVLRNPKYRWWVILGTLVYLVSPFDVLPDFIPVVGQIDDVFLLTLLVSEVSGLVIEGWKARKSEVGNEVPNTTDGSTSSASTIDVDAVSVK